In the Arthrobacter zhaoxinii genome, one interval contains:
- a CDS encoding serine/threonine-protein kinase, translated as MQFAQTGQALGASYRFGERVGSGAVGEVWTVTSVDGQTYAAKVLRPEHADDPSLVERFVRERSVLLELQNSAIVTVRDMVVEGARLAIVMDYVAGGSLRDAVANIGPLPPADALNVAAEVFDALSFAHSRGVTHRDIKPDNVLLTRPWTQWAPGDVRVSDFGIADVVGERIRQTTGLIGTPQYMPPELITSGRSGPAGDVYSTGVLLYELLAGRTPFAGPGTDFTIAYRHVSSRPPRIPVDDDVWQVLDTLLAKDPARRPTAAEAGATLRRLAPRLAGNAPMDRGEAPAEFDDVERPATMVRGAFTDAELTDLAAAPPSDEDLAVPELGEAGSATMVRAMPRREIRPLTETGAEEAAATPFWRTRKALLLGGGGVLLIVAMIVGFVVLTPEDGPKDEGAAAGERLSSRLQDVTLPTGLTISRDASFEPSSGETRLTVGYAAQKAPLSGDFLEVVPGLAEGDDCPAVTWDGAEVNRNQGSVTGLDVDCGWKLSGLEIPAGGSVQVTATVSVAPEDQEAIDAWLRTGSEATTAATQDAEVKSTAYPVQRLVDVEVRTAARVVTPSPLTITLVPVWASGADDLNPLYVSPATGQPSQMLTAVTGGEEGLRFSDGCGGALAVDGTGLTVTALQISPQCTVRASVGNFTELQSQSFAITSRENAGN; from the coding sequence ATGCAATTCGCACAGACGGGGCAGGCGCTTGGAGCGTCGTACCGCTTCGGCGAGCGGGTGGGCTCCGGCGCCGTCGGCGAAGTCTGGACCGTCACCTCCGTCGATGGCCAGACGTATGCCGCCAAGGTCCTGCGGCCGGAACACGCCGACGATCCCTCGCTCGTGGAGCGGTTTGTCCGTGAGCGGTCCGTGCTGCTCGAGCTGCAGAACTCTGCCATCGTTACAGTGCGGGACATGGTCGTTGAGGGTGCGCGGCTGGCCATCGTTATGGACTACGTTGCCGGCGGCTCACTGCGCGACGCCGTTGCGAACATTGGTCCGCTGCCCCCCGCAGATGCACTGAACGTCGCTGCCGAAGTGTTCGACGCCCTGTCCTTCGCCCATTCCCGGGGTGTGACGCACCGCGACATCAAGCCCGACAATGTACTCCTCACCCGCCCGTGGACGCAGTGGGCTCCCGGCGACGTCCGGGTCTCCGACTTCGGCATCGCCGACGTCGTCGGTGAACGCATCCGCCAAACCACCGGCCTCATCGGCACGCCCCAGTACATGCCGCCTGAACTCATCACCTCCGGCAGATCGGGCCCGGCCGGCGATGTGTACTCCACCGGTGTCCTGCTCTACGAACTCCTTGCCGGACGGACGCCTTTCGCCGGACCGGGCACGGACTTCACCATCGCGTACCGCCATGTGTCCTCCCGCCCGCCGCGGATTCCGGTGGACGACGACGTGTGGCAGGTTCTGGATACCCTGCTGGCCAAGGATCCCGCCCGGCGTCCGACGGCGGCCGAAGCCGGGGCAACGCTCCGGCGTCTTGCACCCCGGCTTGCCGGGAACGCTCCGATGGACCGCGGTGAGGCCCCGGCGGAATTCGACGACGTCGAACGGCCCGCCACCATGGTCCGCGGCGCCTTTACCGACGCCGAGCTCACCGATCTGGCAGCCGCGCCGCCGTCGGACGAGGACCTGGCAGTACCGGAGCTCGGGGAGGCGGGCAGCGCGACCATGGTGCGCGCCATGCCGCGCCGCGAGATACGCCCCCTGACCGAGACCGGCGCCGAGGAGGCCGCCGCCACCCCGTTCTGGCGGACCCGCAAAGCCCTTCTTCTGGGCGGAGGCGGGGTGCTGTTGATTGTGGCGATGATCGTAGGGTTCGTTGTCCTTACCCCTGAAGATGGTCCAAAGGACGAGGGCGCGGCTGCCGGGGAACGGCTCTCATCGCGGCTGCAGGATGTCACTCTGCCCACCGGCCTGACAATTTCCCGGGATGCCTCCTTCGAACCGTCCTCCGGTGAGACCCGCTTGACGGTCGGGTACGCGGCCCAGAAGGCTCCGCTGTCCGGAGATTTCCTTGAAGTCGTCCCGGGCCTGGCCGAAGGGGATGACTGCCCGGCCGTCACGTGGGACGGAGCCGAGGTGAACCGGAACCAGGGGTCGGTGACCGGCCTGGACGTTGACTGCGGCTGGAAGCTCTCCGGACTTGAAATCCCGGCCGGCGGCTCGGTGCAGGTTACCGCGACGGTCTCGGTGGCCCCGGAGGACCAGGAGGCGATCGACGCGTGGCTGCGGACCGGGTCCGAGGCGACCACGGCGGCGACGCAGGATGCGGAAGTCAAGAGCACGGCGTACCCGGTCCAGCGTCTGGTGGACGTGGAGGTGCGGACCGCGGCCCGCGTTGTGACACCCAGCCCGTTGACCATCACCCTGGTTCCGGTGTGGGCCAGCGGCGCCGACGATCTAAACCCGCTCTATGTCAGTCCCGCCACCGGCCAGCCGTCACAGATGCTGACAGCTGTGACAGGCGGCGAGGAGGGCCTGCGGTTCTCCGACGGGTGCGGCGGAGCACTCGCGGTGGACGGTACGGGGCTCACGGTCACTGCACTGCAGATCTCACCGCAGTGCACGGTCCGCGCCAGCGTCGGGAATTTCACCGAGCTGCAGTCCCAGAGCTTCGCCATCACGTCCCGCGAAAATGCGGGCAACTAA
- a CDS encoding FtsK/SpoIIIE domain-containing protein — protein MRLLIDLDESRFECEVAHAAPATTLADLVEKAGGPRLESGEAVFIDESEVRASTPVSELVLLEGSRISRAPWPVPTRLRGWSVTLAGGQRAGSVIEVPQGREMLIGRSPHADLTLPADSASWDHCRLRREDEGLRVLDCGSTNGTLVNGEKTGEDGILVEDTATITAGGTVLLLRKSLEESPAPAPGTLHNLTPAGTAPFNRPPRPGKAPEGDSLIPPTRRDVPPANKFSYITVLAPLVMAGAMVMVLGSMRFAMFALLSPVMAIGMWFEQKRRHDRGVKEEEERFNGAVEEFEQQIRTAAEAETARRHRMIPDPATVLRRPALPATSLWQRRAESDDFLALHAGTGDVPWKPEVDRNAAPRLDPKVKDSLAAARLLAAPVLVDLTNAGVVGMVGPREGALALARSLLAQAAVHVGPADLTIGVFCDAGRADEWEWASWLPHTRQAGSSTGQRWMSAHRESSVAMLRALKDTVEELPTPALLVVLDSEVLTEGRDAPARALLGMGRSEQGSRFSSQQQSSRVAGIVIATSEEQLPASCTTIIRVGEDSAATLEQPEDLTRVEDIILGGLDREEALRCAMRVAHFEDPELSVPGASLPSLVRLPALLGYDRPDPATIRQLWQASTGISTPIGTGENGDLSLDLVKDGPHGLVGGTTGSGKSEFLRSLVAGLAARNDPTRLNFILIDFKGGAAFKACERLPHTIGTISNLDEQLADRALLALEAEMERRQRVFAAAGEGIDNLNAYLATNPAEPMPRLLLVIDEFAMLAKDFPDVLKALVSVGAVGRTLGVHMILATQRPAGVVNDDILANTNLRVALRVQSREDSNNVIGVPAASAIGRAQMGRAFVKLGQDDISPVQTALVTGRAQLGGGASVDVREIRQFGVPAPAAAPPRSEVSDENDLDLLIEAVVEANSEAGYAPPRQVWPEALGQRVELEGFRAEPEDAENAEEPEAHADPAARILPRVGGVRGSTVMVTLMDEPELQRQSAAGWDMSIGNLMLMGVAGSGTTTTLASIALALAKDTDPADVDLMILDMGSRGLEPLARLPHTVAYVGTGGGAKEQQARFLRHLSTELERRRADPDGHRRTVVLLDGLASLRDEFQDYEGQQLLDLLYRAYADGPALGLSFAVSTTRAKAIPTAMNEVTLQRWLFRLADTYDYSSLGVRGKQIPAELPGRCVDPRTALQMHVATPGIGVEASVDMVRQSWAEAPAKTPAIRRLPGNVTLSELGVAPRLDSEPWLLPVGIRETDFAPAYLEVYEGEHVLIAGSARSGKSTLLLALAAALQGAATSQGPAQVWGICDRRSPLATADLDRVAVGADEVPALLASLRLERAPVFLLIDDAERIDDADQSITGLVASGQPGVCVIAAGRSADLRSLYSHWTKTLRKSRLGVLLQPDVDYDGELLGTTLPRKAPVALTTGRGYIGVGGQVALIQSISPESGSGAVTA, from the coding sequence GTGCGTCTGCTGATCGATTTGGACGAGAGCCGCTTCGAGTGCGAGGTCGCGCACGCTGCGCCGGCCACCACACTGGCGGATCTGGTGGAGAAGGCCGGCGGACCCCGCCTTGAGTCCGGCGAGGCAGTGTTCATTGACGAGTCGGAGGTGCGCGCCTCCACACCCGTCTCTGAACTGGTCCTCCTGGAGGGCAGCCGCATCTCACGGGCACCCTGGCCTGTGCCTACACGCCTGCGGGGCTGGAGCGTGACGCTCGCCGGAGGCCAGCGGGCCGGCAGCGTGATCGAAGTGCCGCAGGGGCGCGAGATGCTCATTGGACGCTCGCCCCACGCAGACCTCACTCTTCCCGCAGACAGTGCGTCCTGGGACCACTGCCGCCTGCGCCGGGAGGACGAGGGACTGCGGGTCTTGGACTGCGGCTCTACCAACGGCACGCTGGTCAACGGTGAAAAGACCGGCGAAGACGGGATCCTGGTCGAGGACACCGCCACGATCACGGCCGGCGGCACGGTACTTCTGCTGCGGAAGTCCCTGGAGGAGAGTCCCGCACCGGCACCCGGCACCCTGCACAACCTCACCCCGGCGGGAACGGCCCCTTTCAACCGACCGCCCCGTCCCGGGAAGGCACCGGAGGGTGACTCCCTGATTCCGCCGACTCGCAGGGACGTACCCCCGGCCAACAAGTTCAGCTACATCACCGTGCTGGCACCGCTGGTGATGGCGGGCGCGATGGTCATGGTCCTGGGAAGCATGCGCTTCGCCATGTTCGCCCTGCTGAGCCCGGTCATGGCTATCGGAATGTGGTTCGAACAGAAGCGCCGCCATGACCGCGGCGTCAAGGAAGAGGAAGAGCGTTTCAACGGGGCAGTCGAGGAGTTCGAACAGCAGATCCGCACGGCCGCCGAGGCGGAGACCGCCCGGCGCCACCGGATGATTCCCGATCCGGCCACGGTGCTGCGGCGCCCCGCCCTTCCGGCCACCTCCCTGTGGCAGCGCCGTGCCGAGTCGGATGATTTCCTGGCCCTGCACGCCGGCACCGGCGACGTCCCGTGGAAACCCGAGGTGGACCGGAACGCAGCGCCCCGGCTCGATCCGAAGGTCAAGGACTCCCTCGCTGCCGCGCGGCTGCTTGCCGCACCCGTGCTCGTGGACCTGACCAACGCGGGTGTGGTGGGCATGGTCGGCCCCCGGGAGGGGGCACTGGCCCTCGCCCGGTCCCTGCTGGCCCAGGCCGCCGTCCACGTGGGCCCGGCTGACCTGACCATCGGCGTCTTCTGCGACGCCGGCCGCGCCGATGAGTGGGAATGGGCATCATGGCTGCCCCACACACGCCAGGCAGGCAGCAGCACCGGCCAGCGCTGGATGTCCGCGCACCGCGAGTCAAGCGTCGCCATGCTGCGCGCGCTCAAGGACACAGTCGAGGAGCTGCCGACGCCGGCGCTGCTGGTGGTCCTGGACTCCGAAGTCCTGACCGAGGGCCGGGACGCGCCGGCACGCGCACTGCTCGGCATGGGCCGCTCGGAGCAGGGGTCGCGCTTCAGCTCGCAGCAGCAGTCCTCCCGGGTGGCCGGCATCGTGATCGCCACGTCGGAAGAGCAGCTGCCGGCTTCCTGCACCACGATCATCCGGGTGGGTGAGGACTCCGCGGCCACGCTGGAGCAGCCGGAGGACCTGACGCGGGTGGAGGACATCATCCTGGGCGGCCTGGACCGCGAGGAAGCGCTGCGCTGCGCCATGCGCGTGGCCCACTTTGAGGATCCGGAACTGAGCGTCCCGGGGGCGTCGCTGCCCTCGCTCGTGCGGCTTCCGGCACTGCTGGGCTACGACCGTCCGGACCCGGCCACCATCCGTCAGCTGTGGCAGGCCTCCACGGGAATCTCCACCCCCATCGGTACCGGCGAGAACGGCGATCTCAGCCTGGATCTGGTCAAGGACGGCCCGCACGGGCTGGTCGGTGGAACCACCGGCTCCGGCAAGTCCGAGTTCCTGCGTTCCCTGGTGGCCGGCCTCGCGGCACGCAACGACCCGACGCGCCTGAACTTCATCCTCATCGACTTCAAGGGCGGGGCCGCCTTCAAGGCCTGCGAACGCCTTCCGCACACGATCGGCACCATCTCCAACCTGGACGAGCAGCTCGCCGACCGCGCGCTGCTGGCCCTGGAAGCGGAAATGGAGCGCCGCCAGCGGGTGTTTGCCGCGGCAGGCGAGGGCATCGACAACCTGAACGCCTATCTGGCCACGAACCCGGCCGAACCCATGCCCCGGCTGCTCCTCGTGATCGACGAGTTCGCGATGCTGGCCAAGGACTTCCCCGACGTCCTCAAGGCCCTCGTCAGTGTGGGCGCCGTGGGCCGAACCCTGGGCGTGCACATGATCCTGGCAACCCAGCGCCCGGCCGGCGTCGTCAATGACGACATCCTCGCCAACACGAACCTCCGGGTGGCCCTGCGCGTGCAGAGCCGCGAGGACTCCAACAACGTCATCGGTGTGCCCGCCGCATCCGCGATCGGACGCGCGCAGATGGGCCGCGCCTTCGTGAAGCTGGGCCAGGACGACATCTCGCCCGTACAGACGGCGCTCGTGACCGGCCGGGCCCAGCTCGGCGGCGGAGCCTCGGTGGATGTGCGTGAAATCCGCCAGTTCGGCGTCCCCGCTCCTGCAGCGGCACCGCCCCGGTCCGAGGTTTCCGATGAGAATGACCTGGACCTCCTGATCGAGGCCGTTGTCGAAGCCAACAGTGAAGCAGGGTACGCCCCGCCGCGGCAGGTCTGGCCGGAGGCGCTGGGTCAGCGGGTGGAACTGGAGGGCTTCCGGGCCGAACCGGAGGACGCCGAAAACGCCGAAGAACCCGAAGCACACGCCGACCCCGCCGCCCGGATCCTGCCGCGGGTGGGCGGCGTCCGCGGTTCCACCGTCATGGTGACGCTGATGGACGAACCGGAACTGCAGCGCCAGTCCGCGGCCGGATGGGACATGTCCATCGGAAACCTGATGCTGATGGGCGTGGCCGGCTCCGGCACCACCACCACGCTGGCGTCGATTGCCCTTGCCCTGGCCAAGGACACCGATCCGGCAGACGTGGACCTGATGATCCTGGACATGGGTTCCCGCGGACTCGAACCACTGGCACGCCTGCCCCACACCGTGGCGTATGTGGGGACCGGAGGCGGCGCCAAGGAGCAGCAGGCCCGCTTCCTGCGGCACCTGAGCACGGAACTGGAACGCCGCCGCGCGGACCCGGACGGGCATCGCCGCACGGTGGTGCTGCTCGACGGCCTGGCCTCGCTCCGCGACGAATTCCAGGACTATGAAGGCCAGCAGCTGCTGGACCTGCTGTACCGCGCCTACGCGGACGGTCCCGCCCTCGGACTGTCCTTCGCGGTCTCCACCACCCGGGCCAAGGCCATCCCCACAGCCATGAACGAAGTGACCCTGCAGCGGTGGCTTTTCCGGCTGGCGGACACTTACGACTATTCCTCGCTCGGTGTCCGGGGCAAGCAGATCCCCGCCGAGCTTCCGGGCCGCTGCGTGGATCCCCGCACGGCACTGCAGATGCATGTGGCCACCCCCGGGATCGGCGTCGAAGCCTCCGTCGACATGGTGCGGCAGAGCTGGGCCGAAGCCCCGGCCAAGACCCCGGCGATCCGCCGCCTGCCCGGCAACGTCACCCTCTCGGAGCTGGGGGTGGCGCCGCGGCTGGATTCCGAGCCCTGGCTCCTCCCGGTCGGTATCCGGGAAACGGACTTCGCCCCCGCGTATCTGGAAGTCTACGAGGGCGAGCACGTACTGATCGCCGGCTCTGCCCGGTCCGGTAAGTCAACATTGCTGCTCGCCCTGGCCGCTGCCCTGCAGGGAGCGGCCACCTCCCAGGGACCGGCGCAGGTCTGGGGTATCTGCGACCGTCGCTCGCCGCTGGCCACCGCGGATCTCGACCGGGTAGCGGTGGGCGCCGACGAGGTGCCGGCCCTGCTGGCTTCCCTGCGGCTTGAGCGCGCCCCGGTATTCCTGCTGATTGACGACGCCGAGCGTATTGACGACGCCGATCAGTCCATTACGGGACTGGTCGCTTCCGGACAGCCCGGCGTGTGCGTCATCGCGGCGGGCAGGTCGGCCGACCTCAGAAGCCTGTACAGCCACTGGACCAAAACGCTTCGGAAATCCCGCCTTGGCGTGCTGTTGCAGCCGGATGTGGATTATGACGGTGAACTGCTGGGGACCACGCTCCCCCGCAAGGCGCCGGTAGCCCTGACCACCGGCCGCGGCTACATCGGGGTGGGCGGGCAAGTAGCGCTGATCCAGTCGATCAGCCCGGAGAGCGGTTCCGGGGCGGTGACCGCCTAG
- a CDS encoding type 1 periplasmic-binding domain-containing protein, protein MNSRTKLLTLIIAGVVVIAAAAIVLATTLHRPKEVAKPDPVAATVPVALDAEGLPENFSIGVVMTFGSSGEPGSEYNRAAQGAVVAAHRFAQDGADVALPTQNDSGTEDGARAAVRALADQGVSGIVVASTGPQAVAAAKAAEELNLPVILPYAEPVDPAPSTWTTKPSAASVEGALGAALAGKTRVLLVNDGGPVPASVQPTQTFNAGDFEDLMALAQAAAVQTGDQPLPLAEDAPEGTEAMNVAEPADAVVVSAATPQRLARLVQALQSRNVSVPLVLPDGASAPAFATALAELDGTASGQLVTVAPAGGDGTALQQDAQGRGMSAFLSAVRLAAGESTVHNLTVDAPFSGDAWAADTASHDAVVALVRAAATAESGDPAEVSAMLRTMSFGPGEGMGGPALNFSQSNALAVEAVPAYASPQDLGLRPADEEAPRLVWVPAPATP, encoded by the coding sequence ATGAACTCCCGGACCAAGCTCCTGACCCTGATCATTGCCGGGGTGGTGGTGATTGCCGCAGCGGCGATCGTGCTGGCCACCACGCTGCACCGTCCCAAGGAGGTGGCCAAGCCGGACCCGGTGGCCGCCACGGTTCCCGTGGCGCTGGATGCCGAGGGCCTGCCGGAGAACTTCTCCATCGGCGTCGTGATGACGTTCGGATCCTCCGGCGAGCCCGGCTCCGAGTACAACCGCGCGGCGCAGGGCGCCGTCGTCGCCGCCCATCGCTTCGCCCAGGACGGCGCCGACGTCGCCCTCCCGACCCAGAATGACAGCGGAACCGAAGACGGCGCACGCGCCGCGGTCCGTGCGCTTGCCGACCAGGGAGTGTCCGGCATTGTGGTGGCCAGCACCGGGCCGCAGGCCGTGGCTGCGGCGAAGGCTGCCGAGGAACTCAACCTCCCCGTGATCCTGCCGTACGCCGAACCGGTGGACCCGGCACCTTCCACCTGGACCACGAAGCCTTCCGCCGCTTCCGTCGAGGGTGCGCTGGGTGCCGCACTGGCCGGGAAGACCCGGGTGCTGCTTGTGAACGACGGCGGCCCCGTCCCCGCATCGGTGCAGCCAACGCAGACGTTCAACGCCGGGGATTTCGAGGACCTCATGGCCCTGGCCCAGGCGGCTGCCGTCCAGACCGGCGACCAGCCGCTCCCTCTGGCCGAGGATGCTCCCGAAGGCACCGAGGCCATGAATGTTGCCGAACCTGCGGATGCGGTGGTCGTTTCGGCTGCCACGCCCCAGCGGCTGGCACGGCTGGTCCAGGCACTGCAGTCCCGCAACGTTTCCGTCCCCCTGGTCCTTCCGGACGGAGCGAGCGCCCCGGCTTTTGCCACCGCGCTTGCCGAGCTGGATGGAACCGCCTCCGGACAGCTGGTCACGGTTGCCCCGGCCGGCGGCGACGGCACCGCCCTGCAGCAGGACGCGCAGGGGCGCGGAATGTCCGCCTTCCTGTCCGCAGTGCGTCTGGCCGCCGGCGAGTCCACGGTCCACAACCTGACCGTTGATGCCCCGTTCTCGGGGGATGCCTGGGCAGCGGACACCGCCAGCCACGACGCCGTCGTCGCCCTCGTGCGTGCAGCCGCCACCGCCGAAAGCGGGGATCCGGCAGAAGTGAGTGCCATGCTGCGCACCATGTCCTTCGGCCCGGGCGAAGGCATGGGAGGTCCCGCACTGAACTTCTCTCAGTCCAACGCACTGGCCGTTGAGGCCGTCCCGGCCTACGCCTCTCCCCAGGACCTGGGGCTGCGGCCGGCCGATGAAGAGGCTCCCCGCCTCGTCTGGGTACCTGCTCCGGCAACTCCGTAA